The Verrucomicrobiia bacterium genome has a segment encoding these proteins:
- a CDS encoding pitrilysin family protein, whose translation MNFKTVFSTILLASAVAGCQSRTQTPATGAARPPAAAEGIASPIAARSAGIPDRPEKLEFPPLDYEPPSPAQYRVPLRSGPVAYVVPDRELPLATIQVYVRTGSYLEPEGKEGLASVTGYLLARGGTQTRTAEELEERLAFLAANLNSGIGDSQGTVSLNLLSKDLDEGLQILREVLTTPRFQEDKLALRKQQTLQAMKQRNDDSSSIESREAAFLAYGEDFWANRYSTAASVESVVRSDLENFHRRWFHPSNFVVAASGDFDRDAMVAKLEALFKDWPFQGENPPAIPTNTSFAKPGVYVVNKPDVNQGRVAIMLPGIMRDDPDYFTITIMNDVLGGGGFTSRIMNRVRSDEGLAYSAFSSIPGGVYYPLTVTAGFQSKSRTVAYAASIVLEEFKRIANEAVGAQELEVAKRGFIERFPRTFATKSQIASQFALDEFTGRYAKDPEYWKKVRPKIQAVTAEDVKRVAQRRLELDQLVILAVGNQEEILLGHPDHPVKLAELAGGKLTELPLRDPMTMKPLEK comes from the coding sequence ATGAACTTCAAAACCGTATTTAGCACAATCCTCCTGGCCTCGGCAGTGGCTGGTTGCCAGAGCCGCACGCAGACGCCCGCCACAGGCGCGGCCCGGCCCCCAGCGGCGGCTGAAGGCATTGCCTCGCCGATCGCCGCCAGGTCGGCCGGGATTCCAGACCGTCCCGAAAAATTGGAATTCCCGCCTCTCGATTACGAACCGCCCTCGCCAGCCCAATACCGTGTTCCGTTGCGGAGTGGACCTGTTGCGTATGTGGTGCCCGACCGGGAACTGCCGCTTGCGACGATCCAGGTTTACGTGCGCACGGGTTCGTATCTTGAGCCCGAAGGTAAGGAAGGTTTGGCCAGCGTCACTGGATATTTGCTCGCGCGCGGAGGCACCCAGACTCGCACTGCGGAAGAGCTCGAGGAACGGCTGGCATTCCTTGCTGCCAACCTGAACTCCGGGATCGGAGATTCACAGGGAACAGTCAGCCTCAATCTGCTTTCCAAGGATTTGGATGAAGGCCTGCAGATCCTGCGTGAGGTGCTAACGACTCCCCGATTCCAGGAGGACAAGCTCGCCCTGCGCAAGCAGCAGACACTCCAGGCAATGAAGCAGCGCAACGACGATTCCAGTTCGATTGAATCGCGTGAAGCGGCATTCCTCGCCTATGGCGAAGATTTCTGGGCGAACCGATATTCCACCGCTGCATCCGTGGAATCCGTCGTGCGTTCCGACTTGGAGAATTTCCATCGCCGCTGGTTTCATCCGTCCAACTTTGTCGTGGCTGCCAGTGGCGATTTTGATCGGGACGCGATGGTGGCCAAGCTGGAAGCGTTATTTAAGGACTGGCCCTTCCAGGGCGAGAACCCGCCCGCAATCCCAACGAATACGAGCTTTGCAAAACCTGGCGTTTACGTGGTGAACAAGCCTGACGTGAACCAGGGGCGTGTTGCGATCATGCTTCCCGGGATCATGCGGGATGATCCGGATTATTTCACCATTACGATCATGAACGACGTTCTTGGAGGAGGCGGATTCACTTCGCGCATTATGAATCGGGTTCGCTCTGATGAAGGACTTGCGTATTCCGCGTTCTCGAGCATTCCTGGCGGGGTTTATTATCCGCTCACGGTCACGGCGGGGTTTCAGTCGAAGTCGCGCACGGTTGCCTATGCTGCGTCGATCGTGTTGGAGGAATTCAAGCGGATCGCGAATGAGGCGGTCGGCGCACAGGAATTGGAAGTGGCGAAGCGCGGGTTCATCGAGCGGTTTCCGAGGACCTTCGCGACTAAAAGCCAGATCGCAAGCCAGTTCGCGCTGGACGAATTCACGGGCCGTTACGCGAAAGACCCGGAATACTGGAAGAAAGTGCGCCCGAAGATCCAGGCAGTGACGGCTGAGGACGTCAAACGTGTCGCCCAGCGGCGCCTTGAGCTCGATCAACTCGTCATTCTTGCGGTGGGGAACCAGGAAGAAATTCTTTTGGGACATCCCGACCACCCCGTAAAGCTCGCTGAACTTGCCGGCGGAAAATTGACAGAATTGCCGCTGCGGGATCCGATGACGATGAAGCCATTGGAGAAGTAA
- a CDS encoding MBL fold metallo-hydrolase yields the protein MRITNLNPDTDIGASSWHLEIDGHGLLMDAGTHPKREGRASLPLYNTITQRPVDAIAITHCHHDHVGSLPVAVRHFPRAHVLMTELSYFLVERVLHNSVNVMTRQRDELGIREYPLYSHDEVDDIAPLFQGFKINREIEWADFQKLRSGMESPTLEFFDAGHALGSAGVLVRGQKQSMFYTGDVCFHDQTILKRARFEGVKADVMIMETTRGNRAVEPGFTRAAEIERLSVSIRRVLDQRGSVLIPSFALGRTQEILALLALLMREGRLKPQPIYIGGLGRVFTEIYDLESHRTNRQLPDLQLHEALNLIVLEKGQAEAMRLNSRLFVLTAGMMSEKTAAHDLALRMIGDERMGIFLVGYTDPDTPGGRLRLAKPGEPFLFSPSGGEVTRRCQLESFDLTAHANRDELLDFVGEVDPRVVLLGHGDAASRAWFEEQIRSRYPKIQVVQPEPGKVVEV from the coding sequence ATGCGCATTACGAACCTCAACCCGGACACCGACATTGGCGCCAGCAGCTGGCATCTCGAGATCGATGGACACGGGCTGCTCATGGATGCTGGCACCCATCCGAAACGCGAAGGCCGTGCCAGCCTGCCGCTCTATAACACCATCACTCAGCGTCCCGTGGATGCGATCGCGATCACACATTGCCATCACGATCATGTGGGTTCGCTCCCGGTTGCCGTCCGCCATTTTCCACGGGCGCATGTGTTGATGACTGAGTTGAGTTACTTCCTCGTCGAGCGGGTTCTGCACAACTCTGTAAACGTCATGACGCGGCAGCGTGACGAACTTGGCATTCGCGAATACCCGCTCTACAGCCACGACGAAGTCGATGACATCGCGCCACTCTTCCAAGGCTTCAAGATCAACCGCGAAATTGAATGGGCCGATTTCCAGAAGCTGCGTTCCGGGATGGAATCGCCCACGCTCGAGTTTTTCGATGCGGGGCATGCGCTCGGTTCGGCGGGGGTGCTGGTGCGAGGGCAGAAGCAGTCGATGTTCTACACGGGGGACGTTTGTTTTCACGATCAAACCATCCTCAAACGCGCCCGCTTCGAGGGCGTCAAGGCAGACGTCATGATCATGGAAACGACGCGAGGGAATCGAGCGGTCGAACCTGGATTCACACGGGCCGCCGAGATCGAACGGCTGAGCGTGTCCATTCGGCGCGTGCTCGACCAGCGCGGCTCCGTGCTCATTCCCAGCTTCGCGCTCGGACGCACGCAGGAAATCCTCGCGTTGCTGGCGCTCCTGATGCGCGAGGGAAGGCTCAAGCCGCAACCGATTTACATTGGCGGGCTTGGACGTGTCTTCACCGAGATCTACGATTTGGAATCCCACCGCACGAACCGCCAACTGCCCGACCTTCAACTGCACGAGGCATTGAACCTGATCGTTCTGGAGAAAGGCCAGGCCGAGGCGATGCGCCTGAACAGCCGCCTGTTCGTGCTCACCGCCGGGATGATGAGCGAGAAAACCGCGGCGCACGATCTTGCGCTGCGCATGATCGGCGACGAACGGATGGGCATTTTCCTTGTGGGTTACACAGATCCCGACACGCCAGGCGGACGATTGCGCCTCGCGAAACCCGGCGAACCGTTTCTGTTCAGTCCCAGCGGCGGCGAAGTTACCCGCCGCTGCCAGTTGGAGTCGTTCGATCTCACCGCGCATGCAAACCGCGACGAGCTGCTCGATTTCGTCGGTGAGGTCGATCCGCGCGTTGTGCTTTTGGGCCATGGCGACGCGGCTTCGCGGGCGTGGTTTGAAGAACAGATTCGATCGCGCTATCCGAAAATCCAGGTGGTCCAGCCGGAACCAGGAAAGGTCGTGGAGGTGTGA
- a CDS encoding aconitase family protein, which produces MTLTEKILARAAGKERVQAGDNVWVNADVLMTHDVCGPGTIGVFKREFGKDAKVWDRNRVVIIPDHYIFTADSKSNRNVDILRDFVKEQGITYFYDVIDDPNGHWVFDPAKGALNRQYGSRYAGVCHTALPQKGHTRPGEILFGTDSHTCMAGAFNQFATGIGNTDAGFVMGTGKLLIKVPETMHFRLEGKMQPGVMAKDIILHCIGEIGFDGATYRAMQFDGPGVASLSMDDRMTIANMAIEAGGKNGIFPFDSRTAEFVDARTRLNGTKQAYEPVEADADQKFVYELVVNLDKLEPTVACHPDPGQRKKAKEMSAVLLDRAYVGSCTGGKTSDFVEFARVLRGKHVKIDTFGVPATPEIVRDLQTTYWGNQTIWDVLVSAGVQMTENAGCAACLGGPVDTFGRINKSGIKCISATNRNFPGRMGDKESQVFLASPATVAASALAGRITDPREYLSN; this is translated from the coding sequence ATGACTTTGACTGAGAAGATTCTCGCCCGCGCCGCTGGAAAAGAGCGAGTGCAGGCGGGAGACAATGTTTGGGTGAATGCGGATGTGCTCATGACGCATGACGTGTGCGGCCCGGGCACCATCGGGGTGTTCAAGCGCGAATTCGGCAAAGACGCCAAAGTCTGGGATCGCAACCGCGTCGTTATTATTCCCGACCATTACATCTTCACCGCTGATTCCAAATCGAACCGCAACGTCGACATTCTGCGTGACTTCGTGAAGGAGCAGGGGATCACTTATTTTTATGATGTCATTGACGACCCGAATGGGCATTGGGTCTTCGATCCCGCCAAGGGGGCGTTGAATCGCCAGTATGGCTCCCGTTACGCCGGCGTTTGCCACACAGCGCTACCGCAGAAGGGGCACACACGCCCGGGAGAGATTCTTTTCGGAACGGATTCGCATACCTGCATGGCAGGCGCGTTCAATCAGTTTGCCACGGGCATTGGCAACACGGATGCAGGATTCGTGATGGGCACGGGCAAGCTGCTGATCAAGGTTCCTGAAACAATGCATTTCCGCCTCGAAGGAAAGATGCAGCCCGGAGTGATGGCCAAAGACATCATCCTTCATTGCATTGGCGAAATCGGCTTCGACGGCGCCACTTATCGTGCAATGCAATTTGACGGGCCAGGCGTGGCATCGCTTTCGATGGATGACCGAATGACGATCGCGAACATGGCGATTGAAGCTGGCGGCAAGAACGGCATTTTCCCGTTCGATTCGCGCACGGCGGAATTTGTCGACGCACGCACGCGCCTCAATGGAACGAAGCAGGCCTACGAACCTGTTGAAGCGGACGCGGACCAGAAGTTTGTTTACGAACTCGTCGTGAATCTGGACAAGCTCGAGCCCACCGTTGCCTGCCACCCCGATCCCGGACAGCGGAAGAAGGCGAAGGAAATGAGTGCGGTTTTGTTGGATCGCGCTTACGTCGGTTCGTGCACTGGGGGGAAAACAAGCGACTTCGTGGAGTTCGCGCGGGTGCTGCGAGGGAAGCACGTGAAGATCGACACGTTCGGCGTGCCCGCCACTCCGGAGATCGTTCGCGATCTCCAAACAACGTATTGGGGCAACCAGACCATTTGGGATGTGCTCGTGAGCGCGGGAGTTCAGATGACCGAAAACGCCGGTTGCGCTGCCTGCCTCGGCGGCCCCGTGGACACGTTTGGACGCATCAATAAATCCGGCATCAAATGCATCAGCGCCACCAACCGCAATTTCCCAGGTCGCATGGGCGACAAGGAATCGCAGGTGTTCCTTGCTTCCCCGGCAACGGTGGCGGCAAGTGCCCTGGCTGGCCGGATCACCGATCCCCGGGAATATCTGTCGAACTGA
- a CDS encoding O-antigen ligase family protein — MNRETLDQWCERGILYLLLAVLIYGPLATGAVRTPDFLVIQGLILGIMLLWGLRVWLKPKPQILWPPVCWAVLAFTVYAVVRYFTSELEYPARKECGEVLLYAFLFLAILSNLHRQEHIQWIMVVLVFLGMGIAGYAIYQFATGSDQVWMFTTPYKKRGTGTYISPNNLAGFLEMVLPLALATVLVSRAKPVLKVFVGYAALVILGGLAVSLSRGGWLATGIAMLALFAVLLRHRSYRLSAAALLVLFLIGGAVLIPKAGFLKKRVQEITAHDRLNDSARFDLWEPAYRLWQESPWWGIGPNHYDYRFRVYRPQLEQQQPDRVHNDYLNTLTDWGVAGLALVLSAVALLGWGVMKTWSSVRGNSADLGGGKSNKFAVVLGASLGLVAILIHSFLDFNMHIPANATVAITLMAILASTVRFATSDYWLSLRPGSKITLTCVLLLGLTVLGWHEVQAAREYQRLAKAERAPAGSAAKIAALESAFEVEPKNFATAYALGEAWRARSWQGNTDYEDDARKAMEWFERSMKMNPYNGYGFLRYGMCLDWIGRSDESWPYYDRAVELDPNGYYTAAHVGWHYVQTGNLAAARTWFERSKRLQWNDNQIADSYLPIVNQRLLQQAGAVGGVAK, encoded by the coding sequence GTGAATCGTGAAACCTTGGATCAATGGTGCGAGCGGGGAATTCTTTACCTCCTGCTCGCGGTTCTCATTTATGGCCCGTTGGCGACAGGGGCGGTTCGAACGCCCGATTTTCTGGTAATTCAGGGACTGATCCTTGGAATCATGCTGCTCTGGGGTTTGCGGGTGTGGCTGAAGCCGAAACCACAGATTCTCTGGCCTCCTGTGTGTTGGGCCGTCCTGGCATTCACCGTCTACGCGGTTGTGCGGTATTTCACATCGGAGCTGGAATACCCTGCACGAAAGGAATGCGGCGAAGTGCTTCTCTACGCGTTTCTGTTCCTCGCGATCCTGTCCAATCTGCATCGTCAGGAACACATCCAGTGGATCATGGTCGTCCTGGTGTTCCTTGGGATGGGCATCGCCGGTTACGCAATCTATCAGTTTGCGACGGGTTCGGATCAGGTGTGGATGTTCACAACGCCATACAAAAAACGCGGCACCGGGACCTACATCTCTCCCAACAACCTCGCCGGGTTTCTCGAAATGGTGCTTCCCTTGGCGCTCGCCACGGTCCTGGTCAGCCGGGCAAAACCTGTTCTCAAGGTATTCGTCGGCTACGCGGCGCTTGTGATTTTGGGCGGGTTGGCGGTGTCGTTGTCGCGGGGCGGCTGGCTCGCCACCGGGATTGCCATGCTCGCGCTCTTTGCGGTCCTGTTGCGCCACCGGAGCTATCGCCTGTCGGCAGCTGCGTTGCTGGTGTTGTTTCTGATTGGTGGAGCGGTGCTCATTCCAAAAGCCGGATTCCTTAAAAAGCGGGTTCAGGAAATCACCGCCCACGATCGGCTGAATGACAGCGCACGGTTCGATCTTTGGGAGCCCGCATATCGACTTTGGCAGGAAAGCCCATGGTGGGGCATCGGTCCCAATCACTATGACTATCGCTTTCGTGTCTATCGTCCCCAGCTGGAACAGCAGCAGCCCGACCGCGTTCATAACGATTACCTAAACACGCTTACAGACTGGGGCGTCGCCGGCCTTGCCCTGGTGCTTTCGGCGGTGGCTTTGCTGGGATGGGGAGTGATGAAGACCTGGTCCAGCGTCAGGGGCAACTCCGCGGATCTCGGAGGGGGTAAAAGTAACAAGTTTGCTGTTGTCCTTGGGGCGTCGCTCGGCCTGGTGGCAATCCTGATTCATTCCTTCCTCGACTTCAATATGCACATTCCGGCAAACGCCACCGTCGCCATTACGCTAATGGCGATTCTGGCCAGCACGGTTCGGTTCGCGACCAGCGACTACTGGCTGTCGCTCCGCCCGGGTTCAAAAATAACGTTAACGTGCGTCTTGCTATTGGGTCTGACAGTTTTGGGGTGGCATGAGGTTCAGGCAGCCCGCGAATACCAAAGGCTGGCGAAAGCCGAGCGAGCGCCTGCCGGATCAGCCGCGAAGATTGCAGCGCTGGAATCCGCATTTGAGGTTGAGCCTAAGAATTTTGCGACGGCCTACGCGCTCGGGGAAGCATGGCGAGCCCGCAGTTGGCAGGGAAATACCGACTATGAAGACGACGCTCGGAAAGCGATGGAATGGTTCGAACGCAGCATGAAGATGAATCCTTACAATGGATATGGGTTCTTGCGGTACGGGATGTGCCTGGATTGGATTGGGCGCAGTGACGAGTCGTGGCCCTATTACGATCGGGCGGTGGAGTTGGACCCGAACGGCTACTACACTGCCGCGCATGTGGGATGGCATTATGTGCAGACTGGGAATCTTGCTGCCGCGCGGACATGGTTCGAACGCAGCAAGCGGTTGCAATGGAACGACAACCAGATTGCGGACTCCTATTTACCCATTGTGAACCAGCGACTTTTGCAGCAGGCTGGGGCGGTCGGTGGGGTCGCGAAGTGA
- a CDS encoding pitrilysin family protein, with protein sequence MRIHPSRFVLSLALLLFTVALLPAQKVPVIERTLSNGMHLLMVERHDEPTIAGGWVAHVGSVNEKPGMTGIAHLFEHMMFKGTHTIGTKDLKRDLEIIAEQERVRDAMRQEEAKMRGMYRRGEVEDLLKPENKTERYRELEKEFARLIEEQRKVLVKNEFDQLLRGQGASGMNAFTSEDMTAYFETVPANKLELWMWMESDRLANPVFREFYAERDVVFEERRMRTDSTPLGKFQEQFSALFWQSSPYGWPVIGWPSDIPAITKAQADEFYATYYSPQNITLILVGDFKSADAERFARKYFERIPRGTRNPPDVVTMEVPQLAEKRMYAEADTNPQVDILWHTVPFGHKDSYALDILSELLSTRTGRLYKDLVLGRGVATEAYATQGSQKFEGYFNAGGEVREGHTPEEVEKGIYENIERLKKEEVPAEELQKVKNNFAAAEYRRLTSNSAVLMHLIWNEGSGDWKEINEAGPKIQAVTAEDVKRVADRYFTKENRAVAIYTRKAGSGAVASAEKSE encoded by the coding sequence ATGAGAATACATCCCAGTCGTTTTGTTCTGTCGCTCGCCTTGTTGCTGTTTACCGTTGCGCTGCTGCCTGCGCAGAAGGTTCCTGTCATCGAACGCACTCTCTCCAATGGCATGCACCTGCTCATGGTCGAGAGGCATGATGAGCCTACGATCGCGGGCGGCTGGGTCGCGCATGTCGGCAGCGTGAATGAGAAGCCGGGCATGACCGGCATCGCGCATCTGTTTGAGCACATGATGTTCAAGGGCACGCACACGATTGGAACCAAGGACCTGAAACGTGACCTCGAGATCATCGCCGAACAGGAACGCGTGCGTGACGCAATGCGGCAGGAGGAAGCGAAGATGCGCGGCATGTACCGGCGTGGCGAAGTGGAGGACCTCCTCAAGCCGGAGAACAAGACCGAACGCTACCGCGAACTGGAAAAGGAATTTGCACGCCTTATCGAGGAACAACGCAAAGTCCTGGTAAAGAACGAGTTTGACCAGCTGTTGCGCGGGCAGGGCGCTTCAGGGATGAACGCGTTTACGTCGGAGGACATGACCGCTTACTTCGAAACGGTGCCCGCGAATAAGCTGGAACTCTGGATGTGGATGGAATCCGATCGCCTTGCGAACCCTGTGTTCCGCGAGTTTTATGCTGAACGCGACGTGGTCTTCGAGGAACGGCGGATGCGAACGGATTCCACGCCGCTTGGAAAATTCCAGGAACAGTTCAGCGCGCTGTTCTGGCAATCGTCCCCCTACGGCTGGCCGGTGATTGGATGGCCGTCGGATATTCCCGCCATCACCAAGGCGCAGGCTGATGAATTCTATGCGACCTACTATTCGCCGCAGAACATCACCTTGATCCTGGTGGGCGACTTCAAGTCGGCGGATGCGGAGCGTTTCGCGCGCAAATATTTCGAGCGCATCCCGCGTGGAACCCGGAATCCGCCCGATGTGGTCACGATGGAAGTGCCGCAGCTTGCCGAGAAGCGAATGTATGCCGAAGCCGACACGAATCCGCAGGTCGACATTCTCTGGCACACAGTTCCGTTCGGGCACAAGGATTCGTATGCGCTGGACATCCTCTCGGAGCTGCTTTCGACCCGCACAGGCCGCCTTTACAAGGATCTTGTTTTGGGCAGAGGTGTCGCGACCGAGGCATATGCCACCCAGGGATCCCAGAAGTTTGAAGGCTATTTCAATGCGGGCGGCGAGGTGCGCGAGGGGCACACGCCGGAAGAGGTGGAAAAAGGCATCTACGAAAATATTGAGCGGTTGAAAAAGGAAGAGGTGCCGGCCGAAGAACTTCAAAAGGTAAAGAACAACTTCGCCGCGGCAGAGTATCGGCGGTTGACTTCAAATTCGGCCGTGTTGATGCATTTGATTTGGAATGAAGGCAGCGGGGATTGGAAGGAAATCAATGAAGCGGGCCCGAAAATCCAGGCCGTCACAGCGGAGGATGTCAAGCGGGTGGCCGATCGCTACTTCACGAAAGAGAACCGCGCCGTTGCCATCTACACCCGCAAAGCCGGAAGCGGCGCTGTGGCCAGTGCAGAAAAATCTGAATAG